In Camelina sativa cultivar DH55 chromosome 16, Cs, whole genome shotgun sequence, a single window of DNA contains:
- the LOC104752605 gene encoding probable inactive receptor kinase At5g10020 isoform X2 codes for MQIICSMILLLVSVSGFSDFEALLELKKGFQSDPSGKVVTSWDAKALSSDRCPLNWYGVTCSSSGDVTSIDLNGLGLRGNFSFPVIVGLRMLQNLSISNNQFAGTLSNIGSFKSLKYLDVSGNLFSGSLPSGIENLRNLVFVNLSGNNYLGGVIPSGFMSLDKLKYLDLQGNSFAGEVMSLFSQLNSVEYVDISRNNFSGSLDLGLAKSSFVSSIRYLNVSGNSLVGELFAHDGIPFFDSLEVFDASSNQLSGSVPVFSFVVSLKILRLQDNQLSASLPPGLLQESSTVLTELDLSLNQLEGPIGSITSSALEKLNLSSNRLSGSLPLKVGHCAIVDLSNNNISGDLSRIQNWGDSVEIIRLSSNSLTGTLPGQTCQFLRLTSLEVANNMLRGVLPFILGTYPELKQIDLSHNQLSGFLPSNLLISAKLTDLDLSNNNFSGSLPLQDATTAADLSLTNIGLSHNSLGGVLSEELTRFHNLVSLDLSYNNFEGQIPDGLPDSLKVFIVSANNLSGNVPENLRRFPDSAFHPGNALLNVPISSETPKHKADITLRKHGYHMKSSVKAALIIGLVVGAALLALVCAMFHFMLRKQHDEEKSDVTGEKSIIPKTELSPSNVIAEKNSVQENESSSSTTSTPSIKAKLPVSSSRFSLYSDSENSPSFQKEETEELHPESKRKDESLSSKVSLVSCSTSSLSNIQNSPNPRSQRTSVKLDGNLYIFDTSLKLTAEELSCAPAEAIGRSCHGTLYRAVLNSDSVLAVKWLREGTAKGLLLGPERTREAHHIKIHGCTLFSFLSPRGWTAKPPTIVAGKPS; via the exons ATGCAGATAATATGTTCGATGATATTACTGTTAGTGAGCGTTTCAGGTTTTTCCGACTTTGAAGCTCTTTTGGAACTCAAGAAAGGTTTTCAGAGTGACCCTTCTGGTAAAGTTGTTACTTCATGGGATGCTAAGGCTTTATCCTCTGATAGATGTCCTTTAAACTGGTACGGGGTTACTTGTAGTAGTAGCGGAGATGTTACTTCCATTGATTTGAATGGTTTAGGTCTGCGTGGGAATTTCAGTTTCCCAGTCATTGTTGGTCTCAGAATGCTTCAGAACTTGTCGATTTCCAATAATCAGTTTGCTGGAACTCTCTCCAACATTGGTTCGTTTAAGTCTCTTAAGTATTTGGATGTCTCGGGTAACTTGTTCAGTGGCTCACTACCTTCTGGAATTGAGAATCTGAGGAACCTAGTGTTTGTAAATCTATCTGGTAACAACTACTTGGGAGGAGTGATTCCTTCTGGGTTTATGAGTCTTGACAAGTTGAAGTACCTTGATTTGCAAGGCAATAGTTTTGCTGGGGAAGTGATGAGTCTGTTTTCTCAGCTAAACAGTGTGGAGTATGTAGATATAAGCAGGAATAACTTCTCCGGTTCGCTTGATCTGGGACTCGCAAAGTCAAGCTTTGTTTCCTCGATTCGTTATTTGAACGTTAGTGGGAATTCTTTGGTAGGGGAGCTATTTGCTCATGATGGTATCCCATTTTTCGATAGCTTAGAGGTGTTTGATGCTAGCAGTAATCAATTGTCTGGTTCTGTTCCTGTCTTCAGTTTTGTTGTCTCTCTCAAGATTCTTCGGCTACAAGATAATCAGTTGTCGGCTTCTTTACCACCAGGCCTTCTACAAGAGAGTTCAACCGTCTTAACGGAGCTAGATCTTAGCCTCAATCAACTTGAAG GTCCTATTGGAAGTATAACCTCTTCAGCACTAGAGAAACTTAATTTGTCTTCAAATAGACTATCGGGATCCTTACCTCTAAAGGTAGGGCATTGTGCCATTGTTGATCTGAGTAACAATAACATTTCAGGAGACTTGTCAAGGATACAAAACTGGGGGGATTCTGTAGAAATTATTCGGTTGAGTTCAAACTCACTCACTGGAACACTACCTGGTCAAACTTGTCAATTCTTGAGGCTGACTTCACTCGAGGTTGCCAACAATATGTTGCGGGGCGTACTACCATTTATTTTAGGAACCTATCCTGAATTGAAACAGATTGATCTTAGTCACAACCAGCTTAGCGGCTTTCTACCAAGTAATCTGTTGATATCTGCAAAGTTGACAGATCTCGACCTGTCAAACAATAATTTCTCTGGTTCACTTCCTCTTCAGGATGCAACTACTGCGGCGGACCTGAGCTTGACTAATATTGGTCTGTCACATAACTCCTTAGGTGGAGTTCTCTCAGAGGAACTAACTCGCTTCCACAATTTGGTATCGCTCGACCTTTCTTATAACAACTTTGAAGGGCAGATCCCTGATGGCCTCCCAGACAGCTTAAAGGTATTCATTGTCTCTGCCAATAATCTCTCTGGAAATGTCCCGGAGAATCTTAGACGGTTTCCTGATTCAGCGTTTCATCCAGGGAATGCCTTACTGAATGTCCCCATTTCTTCAGAAACACCAAAACATAAAGCAGATATAACCTTACGGAAGCACGGGTATCATATGAAGTCATCTGTAAAGGCAGCCCTGATCATAGGCTTGGTCGTGGGTGCTGCTCTACTTGCTCTTGTTTGTGCGAtgtttcattttatgttgagaAAGCAACATGATGAAGAGAAATCGGATGTGACTGGAGAAAAGAGCATTATTCCAAAAACTGAACTTTCTCCTTCCAATGTGATTGCAGAAAAGAACAGTGTACAGGAAAATGAATCTTCGTCTTCTACTACTTCTACGCCCTCAATTAAGGCCAAGCTACCGGTTTCTTCTTCACGTTTTTCCCTGTATAGTGACTCTGAGAATTCTCCATCATTTCAAAAAGAAGAGACCGAAGAGCTTCACCCTGAATCAAAACGAAAAGATGAAAGCTTGTCATCCAAAGTTTCCCTGGTGTCTTGTTCAACTTCATCGCTATCTAATATCCAGAATTCACCAAACCCTAGGTCTCAACGAACTTCTGTGAAACTGGATGGGAACCTGTATATTTTCGACACTTCTCTTAAGCTTACAGCAGAGGAACTGTCTTGTGCTCCGGCTGAAGCTATCGGAAGGAGCTGTCATGGAACTCTGTACAGAGCAGTACTTAATTCTGATTCTGTATTAGCGGTCAAATGGTTAAGAGAAGGGACTGCCAAAG GCTTACTACTGGGGCCCGAAAGAACACGAGAAGCTCATCATATCAAGATACATGGATGCACCCTGTTTAGCTTTCTATCTCCAAG AGGCTGGACTGCTAAACCTCCCACCATTGTTGCTGGAAAACCGTCTTAA
- the LOC104752604 gene encoding ETHYLENE INSENSITIVE 3-like 1 protein, giving the protein MMMFNEMGMYGNMDFFPTSTPLDVCPLPQAEQEPVLVEDVDYTDDEMDVDELEKRMWRDKMRLKRLKEQQSKCKEEGVDGSKQRQSQEQARRKKMSRAQDGILKYMLKMMEVCKAQGFVYGIIPEKGKPVTGASDNLREWWKDKVRFDRNGPAAIAKYQAENNIPGGSNDCNSLVGPTPHTLQELQDTTLGSLLSALMQHCDPPQRRFPLEKGVSPPWWPNGKEDWWPQLGLPNEQGPPPYKKPHDLKKAWKVGVLTAVIKHMSPDIAKIRKLVRQSKCLQDKMTAKESATWLAIINQEEVVARELYPESCPPLSSSSSLGSGSLLINDCSEYDVEGFEKEQPSFDMEERKPEIVMMNPPTSFGIAKMQHFPIKEEVATIGNLEFSRKRKQNNDMNVMIMDRPAGYTCENGQCPHGKMNLGFQDRSSRDNHQMVCPYRDNRVAYGASKFHVGEMRPQQSIDLSVFGVPENGQKMITELMAMYDRNVQSSQTPPPLMVNQSMTLDAKPAQNQQLSFNSGNQMFMQQGTNSMVSNRCQMVFDSTPFDMAAFDYRDDWQTGAMEGMGKQQQQQQRGASIWF; this is encoded by the coding sequence ATGATGATGTTCAACGAGATGGGTATGTATGGAAACATGGATTTCTTCCCCACCTCCACACCTCTCGATGTGTGTCCATTGCCACAAGCTGAACAAGAGCCAGTACTGGTTGAAGATGTCGACTATACGGATGATGAGATGGATGTGGATGAGCTTGAGAAGAGGATGTGGAGAGACAAGATGCGTTTGAAACGTCTCAAGGAGCAGCAAAGCAAGTGTAAAGAGGAAGGTGTCGACGGCTCGAAGCAGAGGCAGTCACAAGAGCAAGCTAGGAGGAAGAAAATGTCTAGAGCGCAAGATGGTATCTTGAAGtatatgttgaagatgatggaAGTTTGTAAAGCTCAAGGCTTTGTTTATGGTATCATCCCTGAGAAGGGTAAGCCTGTGACGGGTGCTTCTGATAATCTGAGGGAATGGTGGAAAGATAAGGTCAGGTTTGATCGTAATGGTCCAGCTGCTATTGCTAAATACCAAGCTGAGAACAATATTCCTGGAGGGAGTAATGATTGTAACAGTTTGGTTGGACCAACACCTCATACCCTTCAGGAGCTTCAGGACACGACTCTTGGATCGCTTTTATCTGCGTTGATGCAACATTGTGATCCTCCACAGAGAAGGTTTCCTTTGGAGAAAGGAGTTTCTCCACCTTGGTGGCCTAATGGGAAAGAAGACTGGTGGCCTCAGCTCGGTTTGCCTAACGAGCAAGGTCCTCCTCCTTATAAAAAGCCTCATGATTTGAAAAAAGCGTGGAAGGTTGGTGTTTTGACTGCGGTGATCAAGCATATGTCGCCTGATATTGCTAAAATCCGTAAGCTTGTGAGGCAATCGAAATGCTTGCAGGATAAGATGACGGCGAAAGAGAGTGCTACTTGGCTTGCCATTATAAACCAAGAAGAGGTTGTGGCGCGGGAGCTTTACCCTGAGTCATGCCCTCCtctgtcttcttcatcatctttaggAAGCGGGTCGCTTCTCATCAATGATTGTAGCGAATATGATGTTGAAGGTTTTGAGAAGGAACAACCTAGTTTCGACATGGAAGAGAGAAAACCAGAGATAGTGATGATGAATCCTCCAACAAGCTTTGGGATTGCTAAAATGCAACATTTTCCCATAAAGGAAGAGGTTGCCACCATAGGAAACTTGGAATTCTCGAGAAAAAGGAAGCAGAACAACGATATGAATGTTATGATAATGGACAGACCAGCAGGTTACACTTGTGAGAATGGACAGTGTCCTCACGGTAAAATGAATTTGGGATTTCAGGACAGGAGTTCAAGGGACAACCACCAAATGGTTTGTCCATACAGAGACAATCGTGTAGCATATGGAGCATCCAAGTTTCATGTGGGTGAAATGAGACCTCAGCAATCGATCGACCTTTCAGTCTTTGGAGTTCCGGAGAACGGGCAGAAGATGATCACCGAGCTTATGGCCATGTACGATAGAAATGTCCAGAGCAGCCAAACTCCTCCTCCATTGATGGTAAATCAAAGCATGACCCTTGATGCAAAACCAGCTCAGAATCAGCAGCTGAGTTTCAACAGTGGCAATCAAATGTTTATGCAACAAGGAACCAACAGCATGGTTAGTAATCGGTGTCAAATGGTGTTTGATTCCACACCGTTTGATATGGCAGCATTCGATTACAGAGATGATTGGCAAACCGGAGCAATGGAAGGAATGGGgaagcaacagcagcagcagcagcgaGGTGCATCGATATGGTTCTGA
- the LOC104752605 gene encoding probable inactive receptor kinase At5g10020 isoform X1, whose amino-acid sequence MQIICSMILLLVSVSGFSDFEALLELKKGFQSDPSGKVVTSWDAKALSSDRCPLNWYGVTCSSSGDVTSIDLNGLGLRGNFSFPVIVGLRMLQNLSISNNQFAGTLSNIGSFKSLKYLDVSGNLFSGSLPSGIENLRNLVFVNLSGNNYLGGVIPSGFMSLDKLKYLDLQGNSFAGEVMSLFSQLNSVEYVDISRNNFSGSLDLGLAKSSFVSSIRYLNVSGNSLVGELFAHDGIPFFDSLEVFDASSNQLSGSVPVFSFVVSLKILRLQDNQLSASLPPGLLQESSTVLTELDLSLNQLEGPIGSITSSALEKLNLSSNRLSGSLPLKVGHCAIVDLSNNNISGDLSRIQNWGDSVEIIRLSSNSLTGTLPGQTCQFLRLTSLEVANNMLRGVLPFILGTYPELKQIDLSHNQLSGFLPSNLLISAKLTDLDLSNNNFSGSLPLQDATTAADLSLTNIGLSHNSLGGVLSEELTRFHNLVSLDLSYNNFEGQIPDGLPDSLKVFIVSANNLSGNVPENLRRFPDSAFHPGNALLNVPISSETPKHKADITLRKHGYHMKSSVKAALIIGLVVGAALLALVCAMFHFMLRKQHDEEKSDVTGEKSIIPKTELSPSNVIAEKNSVQENESSSSTTSTPSIKAKLPVSSSRFSLYSDSENSPSFQKEETEELHPESKRKDESLSSKVSLVSCSTSSLSNIQNSPNPRSQRTSVKLDGNLYIFDTSLKLTAEELSCAPAEAIGRSCHGTLYRAVLNSDSVLAVKWLREGTAKGRKEFAREIKKLGNINHPNLVSLQAYYWGPKEHEKLIISRYMDAPCLAFYLQEAGLLNLPPLLLENRLKITLDIASCLSYLHNEEAIPHGNLKSTNVLLKPPELTAHLTDYSFHRLITPEATSEQVLNAAALGYCPPEFASLSKPYPSLKSDVYAFGVILLELLTGKVSGDIVCSDPGVVELTEWVLLLVGKNRAAECFDPSIIESQGSRNPSRVLTDVLQVAVSCISPAPERPDMKLVYQELSRIVLKRTN is encoded by the exons ATGCAGATAATATGTTCGATGATATTACTGTTAGTGAGCGTTTCAGGTTTTTCCGACTTTGAAGCTCTTTTGGAACTCAAGAAAGGTTTTCAGAGTGACCCTTCTGGTAAAGTTGTTACTTCATGGGATGCTAAGGCTTTATCCTCTGATAGATGTCCTTTAAACTGGTACGGGGTTACTTGTAGTAGTAGCGGAGATGTTACTTCCATTGATTTGAATGGTTTAGGTCTGCGTGGGAATTTCAGTTTCCCAGTCATTGTTGGTCTCAGAATGCTTCAGAACTTGTCGATTTCCAATAATCAGTTTGCTGGAACTCTCTCCAACATTGGTTCGTTTAAGTCTCTTAAGTATTTGGATGTCTCGGGTAACTTGTTCAGTGGCTCACTACCTTCTGGAATTGAGAATCTGAGGAACCTAGTGTTTGTAAATCTATCTGGTAACAACTACTTGGGAGGAGTGATTCCTTCTGGGTTTATGAGTCTTGACAAGTTGAAGTACCTTGATTTGCAAGGCAATAGTTTTGCTGGGGAAGTGATGAGTCTGTTTTCTCAGCTAAACAGTGTGGAGTATGTAGATATAAGCAGGAATAACTTCTCCGGTTCGCTTGATCTGGGACTCGCAAAGTCAAGCTTTGTTTCCTCGATTCGTTATTTGAACGTTAGTGGGAATTCTTTGGTAGGGGAGCTATTTGCTCATGATGGTATCCCATTTTTCGATAGCTTAGAGGTGTTTGATGCTAGCAGTAATCAATTGTCTGGTTCTGTTCCTGTCTTCAGTTTTGTTGTCTCTCTCAAGATTCTTCGGCTACAAGATAATCAGTTGTCGGCTTCTTTACCACCAGGCCTTCTACAAGAGAGTTCAACCGTCTTAACGGAGCTAGATCTTAGCCTCAATCAACTTGAAG GTCCTATTGGAAGTATAACCTCTTCAGCACTAGAGAAACTTAATTTGTCTTCAAATAGACTATCGGGATCCTTACCTCTAAAGGTAGGGCATTGTGCCATTGTTGATCTGAGTAACAATAACATTTCAGGAGACTTGTCAAGGATACAAAACTGGGGGGATTCTGTAGAAATTATTCGGTTGAGTTCAAACTCACTCACTGGAACACTACCTGGTCAAACTTGTCAATTCTTGAGGCTGACTTCACTCGAGGTTGCCAACAATATGTTGCGGGGCGTACTACCATTTATTTTAGGAACCTATCCTGAATTGAAACAGATTGATCTTAGTCACAACCAGCTTAGCGGCTTTCTACCAAGTAATCTGTTGATATCTGCAAAGTTGACAGATCTCGACCTGTCAAACAATAATTTCTCTGGTTCACTTCCTCTTCAGGATGCAACTACTGCGGCGGACCTGAGCTTGACTAATATTGGTCTGTCACATAACTCCTTAGGTGGAGTTCTCTCAGAGGAACTAACTCGCTTCCACAATTTGGTATCGCTCGACCTTTCTTATAACAACTTTGAAGGGCAGATCCCTGATGGCCTCCCAGACAGCTTAAAGGTATTCATTGTCTCTGCCAATAATCTCTCTGGAAATGTCCCGGAGAATCTTAGACGGTTTCCTGATTCAGCGTTTCATCCAGGGAATGCCTTACTGAATGTCCCCATTTCTTCAGAAACACCAAAACATAAAGCAGATATAACCTTACGGAAGCACGGGTATCATATGAAGTCATCTGTAAAGGCAGCCCTGATCATAGGCTTGGTCGTGGGTGCTGCTCTACTTGCTCTTGTTTGTGCGAtgtttcattttatgttgagaAAGCAACATGATGAAGAGAAATCGGATGTGACTGGAGAAAAGAGCATTATTCCAAAAACTGAACTTTCTCCTTCCAATGTGATTGCAGAAAAGAACAGTGTACAGGAAAATGAATCTTCGTCTTCTACTACTTCTACGCCCTCAATTAAGGCCAAGCTACCGGTTTCTTCTTCACGTTTTTCCCTGTATAGTGACTCTGAGAATTCTCCATCATTTCAAAAAGAAGAGACCGAAGAGCTTCACCCTGAATCAAAACGAAAAGATGAAAGCTTGTCATCCAAAGTTTCCCTGGTGTCTTGTTCAACTTCATCGCTATCTAATATCCAGAATTCACCAAACCCTAGGTCTCAACGAACTTCTGTGAAACTGGATGGGAACCTGTATATTTTCGACACTTCTCTTAAGCTTACAGCAGAGGAACTGTCTTGTGCTCCGGCTGAAGCTATCGGAAGGAGCTGTCATGGAACTCTGTACAGAGCAGTACTTAATTCTGATTCTGTATTAGCGGTCAAATGGTTAAGAGAAGGGACTGCCAAAGGTAGAAAGGAATTTGCAAGGGAGATAAAGAAACTTGGGAACATCAATCACCCAAATCTCGTTTCTCTTCAGGCTTACTACTGGGGCCCGAAAGAACACGAGAAGCTCATCATATCAAGATACATGGATGCACCCTGTTTAGCTTTCTATCTCCAAG AGGCTGGACTGCTAAACCTCCCACCATTGTTGCTGGAAAACCGTCTTAAAATTACTCTTGACATAGCCAGTTGTCTTAGTTACTTGCACAACGAGGAAGCAATTCCACACGGGAATCTAAAATCAACCAATGTTCTCCTAAAACCTCCTGAACTCACTGCACACCTAACAGATTACAGTTTTCACCGGTTAATCACACCAGAAGCCACATCAGAGCAAGTCTTGAATGCAGCTGCTCTCGGCTACTGCCCTCCAGAGTTTGCCAGCTTGAGTAAACCATACCCTTCTCTGAAAAGCGATGTGTATGCCTTTGGGGTCATTTTGTTAGAGCTTCTAACAGGAAAGGTTTCAGGAGATATAGTTTGCAGTGATCCAGGGGTTGTTGAACTCACTGAATGGGTTCTTCTGCTTGTGGGAAAAAACCGTGCTGCTGAGTGTTTTGATCCATCCATTATTGAGTCCCAGGGTTCAAGGAATCCCTCTAGAGTTCTTACTGATGTCTTACAGGTTGCTGTGAGCTGTATCTCACCGGCACCAGAGAGGCCGGACATGAAGTTGGTCTATCAGGAGCTCTCCAGAATTGTTCTCAAGAGGACAAACTAG
- the LOC104752602 gene encoding lamin-like protein, which yields MGKQLWALIHVTVVILIIVEVESSLHRVGGGRYSWNSDVNYSDWANHQRFYSGDWLYFGFNRTRHSILQVNKSSYEQCVDTDFIFNITRGGRDVFQLLEPKPYYFICGRGYCIKGMKLAINVLPQPPPSAPLTPTSTAFTLIPLHAFTAAILTFVFKALIL from the exons atggggaaACAATTATGGGCATTAATACATGTAACAGTGGTGATATTAATCATAGTAGAAGTGGAATCAAGCCTTCACAGAGTAGGCGGTGGAAGATACAGTTGGAACTCCGACGTTAACTACTCTGATTGGGCCAACCACCAACGTTTCTACTCCGGCGATTGGCTTT ATTTCGGGTTCAATAGAACGCGTCATAGCATTCTCCAAGTAAACAAGAGTAGCTACGAGCAATGCGTCGACACAgatttcatattcaatattacCCGTGGAGGAAGAGATGTCTTTCAACTCCTAGAACCAAAGCCATACTACTTCATTTGTGGTAGAGGTTATTGCATTAAAGGTATGAAACTTGCCATCAACGTCCTCCCTCAACCACCACCATCAGCTCCTCTCACTCCCACCTCAACGGCCTTTACTCTCATACCTTTACACGCTTTCACCGCAGCCATTCTCACTTTCGTCTTTAAAGCTTTAATACTTTGA
- the LOC104752603 gene encoding protein argonaute 4: MDSTNGNGADLESANGANGSGVTSALPPPPPVIPPNVEPIRVKTELAEKKNLRVPMARKGFGTRGQKIQLLTNHFRVDVANLQGHFFHYSVALFYDDGRPVEAKGVGRKILDKVHETYHSDLDGKEFAYDGEKTLFTYGALPSNKMDFSVVLEEVSAARTNGNRSPNGNESPSDGDRKRLRRPNRSKNFKVEISYAAKIPLQALANAMRGQESENSQEAIRVLDIILRQHAARQGCLLVRQSFFHNDPSNCEQVGGDILGCRGFHSSFRTTQGGMSLNMDVTTTMIIKPGPVLDFLVANQNARDPYSIDWSKAKRTLKNLRIKVSPSNQEFRITGLSEKNCSEQMFELKKRNPNENGEFETTEVTVADYFREIRHIDLRYSADLPCINVGKPKRPTYIPLELCALIPLQRYTKALNTFQRSALVEKSRQKPQERMTVLSKALKVSNYDAEPLLRSCGISISSNFTQVEGRVLPAPKLKMGCGSETFPRNGRWNFNNKQFVEPTKIERWVVVNFSARCNVRQVVDDLIKIGGSKGIDIAHPFQVFEEGNQFRRAPPLNRVENMFKDIQSKLPGVPQFILCVLPEKKNCDLYGPWKKKNLTEFGIVTQCMAPTRQPNDQYLTNLLLKINAKLGGLNSMLSVERTPAFTVISKVPTIILGMDVSHGSPGQSDVPSIAAVVSSREWPLVSKYRASVRTQPSKAEMIESLVKINGTADDGIIKELLVDFYTSSNKRKPEHIIIFRDGVSESQFSQVLNIELDQIIQACKFLDENWNPKFLLLVAQKNHHTKFFQSSNPDNVPPGTIIDNKICHPKNNDFYLCAHAGMIGTTRPTHYHVLYDEIGFSPDELQELVHSLSYVYQRSTSAISVVAPICYAHLAAAQLGTFMKFEDQSETSSSHGGITAPGPISVAQLPKLKDNVANSMFFC; the protein is encoded by the exons ATGGATTCAACAAATGGTAACGGAGCTGATCTTGAATCAGCAAATGGAGCTAACGGGAGTGGGGTTACTTCTGCATTACCCCCTCCGCCACCAGTTATACCTCCAAATGTGGAACCAATTCGTGTTAAAACCGAACTTGCTGAGAAGAAGAACTTGCGAGTACCTATGGCTCGTAAAGGCTTTGGAACAAGGGGCCAAAAGATTCAATTGTTGACTAACCATTTCAGAGTCGACGTGGCTAATCTTCAGGGCCATTTCTTCCACTACAGC GTGGCTCTATTCTATGATGATGGTCGTCCTGTTGAAGCAAAGGGTGTTGGAAGAAAAATCCTTGACAAGGTGCATGAGACGTACCATTCTGATCTAGATGGTAAAGAGTTTGCTTATGACGGTGAGAAGACGCTGTTTACATATGGAGCTTTGCCTAGTAACAAGATGGATTTTTCTGTGGTCCTTGAGGAAGTATCTGCTGCAAG GACTAACGGAAATAGAAGCCCCAATGGGAATGAAAGTCCTAGTGATGGTGATAGGAAAAGACTGCGTAGGCCTAACCGGTCCAAAAACTTTAAAGTGGAAATCAGCTATGCGGCCAAAATTCCTCTACAAGCTCTTGCTAATGCAATGCGTGGACAAGAGTCAGAGAACTCCCAGGAGGCAATACGGGTTCTTGATATCATATTGAGGCAACATGCTGCCAGACA AGGTTGCTTGCTTGTTCGACAGTCTTTTTTTCACAATGATCCAAGTAACTGTGAACAAGTTGGTGGTGacatcttaggatgtaggggaTTTCACTCCAGCTTCAGAACAACGCAGGGTGGCATGTCACTCAACATGG ATGTTACAACCACCATGATTATCAAGCCTGGCCCAGTGCTGGATTTCCTAGTTGCTAACCAAAATGCGAGGGATCCATATTCGATTGACTGGTCTAAG GCTAAAAGAACGCTTAAGAATCTAAGGATTAAGGTCAGCCCCTCAAACCAAGAGTTCAGGATCACCGGCTTGAGTGAAAAAAATTGCAGTGAACAGAT GTTTGAACTGAAGAAAAGGAACCCAAATGAAAATGGAGAGTTCGAGACTACTGAAGTGACAGTTGCTGACTACTTCCGCGAAATAAGGCATATTGATTTGCGATATTCTGCGGATCTGCCGTGCATCAATGTTGGGAAGCCAAAGCGACCCACTTACATTCCTCTTGAG CTCTGCGCCTTGATTCCACTTCAGAGGTACACAAAAGCACTCAACACATTTCAAAGATCTGCCCTTGTTGAGAAATCCAGACAGAAACCCCAAGAGAGGATGACCGTTCTGTCCAAA GCTCTGAAAGTTAGCAACTATGATGCTGAACCTCTTCTGCGTTCCTGTGGTATTTCGATCAGCTCCAACTTTACTCAGGTGGAGGGTCGTGTTCTTCCAGCTCCCAAG CTGAAAATGGGATGTGGATCTGAAACCTTTCCCAGGAATGGGCGATGGAATTTTAATAACAAG CAATTTGTGGAGCCCACCAAAATTGAACGCTGGGTTGTTGTCAATTTCTCTGCACGCTGTAATGTACGTCAAGTTGTTGATGATCTGATCAAAATTGGAGGATCAAAAGGCATT GATATTGCTCATCCCTTTCAAGTGTTTGAGGAGGGCAATCAATTTCGCCGTGCTCCTCCTCTTAATCGTGTTGAGAATATGTTTAAGGACATCCAGTCTAAACTCCCTGGTGTCCCACAATTCATACTATGTGTGCTTCCCGAGAAAAAGAACTGTGATCTCTATG GCccatggaagaagaaaaacttaacTGAATTTGGCATTGTTACTCAATGCATGGCTCCCACGCGGCAACCTAATGATCAGTATCTTACAAATTTACTTTTGAAGATCAATGCAAAG CTTGGAGGCCTTAACTCAATGTTAAGCGTAGAGCGAACACCTGCGTTCACTGTGATTTCCAAGGTTCCAACCATTATCCTTGGGATGGATGTTTCACATGGATCTCCTGGACAGTCTGATGTCCCGTCCATTGCTGCT GTGGTGAGTTCGAGGGAGTGGCCACTAGTCTCAAAGTATAGAGCATCTGTTCGGACTCAGCCTTCTAAGGCTGAGATGATTGAGTCCCTTGTTAAGATAAACGGAACTGCAGACGATGGCATTATCAA GGAGTTGCTGGTAGATTTCTACACCAGCTCGAATAAGAGAAAGCCAGAGCATATCATAATATTCAG GGATGGTGTGAGTGAATCTCAGTTCAGTCAGGTTCTCAATATCGAACTTGATCAGATCATTCAG GCGTGCAAGTTCCTGGATGAGAATTGGAACCCTAAATTCCTCTTGTTGGTGGCTCAAAAGAATCATCATACCAAATTCTTCCAGTCTTCGAACCCTGATAATGTCCCCCCAG GAACAATCATTGACAACAAAATATGCCACCCAAAGAACAATGATTTCTACCTCTGTGCGCACGCTGGAATGATT GGAACTACTCGTCCAACGCACTACCATGTCCTGTATGATGAGATTGGGTTTTCACCTGATGAACTTCAGGAACTTGTCCACTCGCTCTCCTATGT GTACCAAAGAAGCACCTCTGCCATTTCTGTTG TTGCTCCGATCTGCTATGCTCACTTGGCAGCTGCTCAGCTTGGGACGTTCATGAAGTTTGAAGATCAGTCTGAGACATCATCAAGCCATGGTGGCATCACAGCTCCAGGACCAATTTCTGTTGCACAGCTCCCAAAACTCAAAGACAATGTCGCCAACTCCATGTTCTTCTGTTAA